DNA from Algisphaera agarilytica:
GATCATGACTTCGGGCACGGTGTCGTAGGGCCCGCCGGTGTGGCCGCCCAGGCCCTTGGCGTCGCCGATGGCGGTGAAGAACACGATGGCGTCGCGGCAGAGCTGGATGTTGTGTTGGAGCGCCTCACGCTGCTCGTCGGTGAGGGTGGTCACCGAAGGGTCGAGCGGGAGCTTCTTGAAGCTGCCCAGGTCGATGGGGAAGGTGGCGGTTTCGGTGGGGGTGGGTTCGAGGAGGGCAGCGGTCATGGCGGGGTTCCGGGTTGGGGTTCCTACGGGGATGCTGGGGGATTAAGGGGTCTGGGGTGGTGAATATGGTTTATCTGATCCGGGGCTTCGCGGTGCTCAGCCCTCGGCTTAGGGGGCGTCACACAATAACGCCGCGGTTATGGGGCGGCGTCGGGGGGATCGGCGTTGACCACAAATTAACAGATTGCCTTGGCGTGGTCGGCCACGCGGGGGCGGAGAGAGCTTAACAAGATTGGCCATGGGGAGCGCAGGGAGGTAGGGAGATGGGGAGTAGGCAGTAGGCCGCCATGGTTTTCCTACTGCCTACTCCCTGCCGCCTACTGCCTTCGACCACGCGTGGTGGAGCGATTACCCCTCTTCCACGCGGTCGAGGATCTGCTGCAGCAGACGTTGCTCGAGGTGGACGTCCCGGCCGATCGGCTCCCAGTAGCTCTGGGTGATGCCGCGGGCCTGGAGTTCTTCGGGGACCTCGGCCAGGTCGGCGAAGACCACGCCGTTGGTGCTGCCGTTCATCCGGCGTTGGGGGATCTGGAGGCGTTCCACCAGGACCTCGACGCGGAGGTCGTAGGTCGAGACCAGACGCTTCGCGGACTCAGCGTCGGCGTGGGGGGCATCATTTTGGGGTAGGAAATTGACGGTGACGGTGCGACGCAGATCGCCCAGGGTCGAGCGGACGGACTGGTCGGGATACGTGTTATCGGGTTTCCAGGCCTCGATGAGCGTGGGTGAGCCCTTGGGCTTGGTCGACACTTTGCCGAAGCGGAAGTCTCGGCGATCGACCTGGAAACCCGCGTCGCGCAAAACCTCGGCACTGATCTGGAACGCCTCGGGATAGTCCGCGATGGTTATCGCGGCGGGGTTACCCTGCACCGCGGGGTCGTTGGAGGTCGCGCACCCGACGGCGAGTCCAAGCGTCAACGACATACCCAGCAAGCCCTTCCGGAGCCTGGGGGAACACGGGGCATGACCAAGAGGCGAGATGGCGGAGCGCGATAGCATGGCCTAAGTCTACCTGTTTCAAGGTGTTTCAGAGCGTTTCAGATTTGATGGGGAAGTCCCGTAAATTGTTCAGGTCTTTGCCGGAGGGCTCAAGCCCCGTGGGTGGGCCTGCCGATACTTTTGCGGGGCGGTCCAGAGAATCTCAGGACCTACAAGCTGAATCGGTTGCGTGCTGAATAGTGTACCGCGACCGATTCGAATGACCCGCGATGCGGATGGCTCGGCGTGCAGTGTGGCGCCGGGGGGTTCCTTCCGCAGGCAAACCGCACTGTCTTCCTTTTAGGAAGATCCGGCGGTGGGTGAGGCCTGAACGAGGTCTCACTCCAAATCCAGGGCAACGCCGCCTGAGACCGGCCGAGATCGAGTTGCTTTGACCCCTTGGGGGGAGCCAAAGCAGTGCGAACTCCCGCTCCGAGACGCGTGAACGCCCGCATATGGAAGCATGTCGGACCGATGAAATTGACCAAGACCTCCGCCCAAGCCGCTCTGGCGATGGGTTATCTCGCTGAGCAGACCGCCACCCGCCCCACCCAAGCCCGTCAGGTGGCTGAGCACCTGGGTATCCCGACCGATTCCACCCTCAAGATCCTGCAGACCCTTGTCCGTCAGCAATTGCTGCGTAGCCAACTCGGCCGCAGCGGCGGCTACCAGATGCTGGTTCCCGCCGAGTACATCTCCTTGCTGCAGATCGTTGAAGCCATCGACGGCCCGATCAACACCGAACTGCCGCTGGACAGCCCGTCCCCCGAAGTGGAAGGCCGGCTCTCGTTGCTGCACGACGTCTGCATGCGTTCGACCGAGCACCTGCGCCGCGAACTCTCGAGCGTCACCGTGGCCGACCTGATGAACGCCGCGAAATCCGGGGCCCCGGTCCTCACGCCGGCGTCCTACGCCATCGCGGGTTAAAGGTTGAGTATCCACTGCTCCACCCGATAACGCATAGCGTCTATGGAGGCGTGGTTGATAACTGGGGGTTTACCTAAACCGCTTCGTTGTGCAATCCGATCAGTCAAAAGGATATGGGTAGCCCCGTAATGAGACGCGGCCCCATCCAGAGTGAGGCTGATGGATGAGTGAGCACGAAACGACCAACGACTTCTTGGAAGAGGATAACGATCACGATCTGTTGCAACTTGTGAGTTTTGAGATCGGCGTTGAGGAGTACGCCATCCCGATCCTCGCAGTTCAGGAGATCAACCGGATGATGCCGATCACCCGGGTGCCTCACTCCCCCGCCGCGGTGGAGGGTGTGATCAATCTGCGTGGCCGGATCATCCCCGTTATCGACATGCGTAAACGCTTCGGCCTCAAGCCTTCGGCCGACGAGGGCGATGCCCGTGTCATCGTGGTCGAAGTAGGCAATGTCGGCCGAGTGATCGGCTTCACCGTCGACCGCGTGCATGAAGTGCTCCGTCTCGACAAGACCATTATCGACCCTGCCCCGACCGCCGGCAACGGCGTCAAGGCCGACTTCATCTGCGGGGTGGGCAAACTCGAGGATCGGCTGTTGATCCTGATCGATCTCGAACGGCTGTTCACCCGCGAAGACTTCATCGACGCCAACGGCCTCGCCGCCTGACCCCCGAACCTCTCCACGCGTGGGATCACCAAGCCCGCGACACCTCTCTGTATTCCGAGCCAGGACCCATCATGCCCACGACCAAACGGCTAACCCTCTCCGACGCACAGTTCGAAACACTCCGCAAGGTCGTCTATGACCGCTCGGGCATCCACTTCCAAGACTCCAAGAAGTACGTCCTCGAGTCGCGGCTGTCGCGCCGCCTCGAAGAGCTTGAGTTCGACGACTACGACCAGTACCTAATGTTCCTGACCTCCGGCCCGTACCAGACCGACGAATTCCAGGAGATGTTCAACCGCATCACCATCAACGAGACCAGCTTCTTCCGCAACGAACCGCAACTCGACGTGTTCGAGCAGCGCATCCTGCCCGAGATCCTCGAGAAGCGCAAGAGCAGCAAGACGCTGCGTCTCTGGTCCGCCGCGTGTTCCTCTGGCGAAGAGCCCTACACCCTGGCCATGATCCTGCACCGCTCGCTGGGTATCCGCCTGGCGGACTGGAAGATCGAGATCCTGGGCACCGACATCTCCGAGAAGGTCCTGAACATCGCCAACGGCGGCCGCTATCCGCACTACGCGGTGAAGTCCACCAACCCGATGGTGCTGTCGCGTTATTTCAAGCAGGAAGGCCGTGAGTACATCCTCGACCCCGAGATCATGAGCATGGTCCACTTCGAGAAGCTCAATCTCAAAGACACCTACGCCGCCCGGCGGTTCGGCACGTTCGACGTGATTTTCTGCCGCAACGTGATGATCTACTTCGACGACCAGATGAAGACCAACTGCGTGAAGATGTTCCACAAACAGCTTGCCGACGACGGCACGCTGATGATCGGGCACAGCGAATCGCTGCGAAACCTCGACGTGAAATTCACCCAACTCAACATCCCCCAAGGCTTCGCGTATCAAAAATCCGACGCCTAATCACGCCCGACCCACCGCATCGAGCGAAAAGAGAGAATCACGATGAACGACATGGACGCCAGCCTGCTACAGGATTTCCTCACCGAGTCTTCGGAGCTGATCGAGCAGCTCGACCAAGATCTGGTCACCCTCGAGTCCGCGCCCGAGTCCGAGCAGGGCGACATCTGCAACAGCTGCTTCCGTGCGCTGCACACCATCAAGGGCGCCGCAGGCTTCCTGGGGCTTGAGCCCGTGATCGAGTTCGCCCACGCCGCGGAAGACGCGCTCAACCGCCTGCGCAGGGGCGAAGTCGCGGTGAGTGCCCAGGTGATGGACCTGCTGCTGCAGTCGGCGGATGTGGTCCGCGGACAGATCGAACAGCTCGCCGCCGGCGAATCGCCGAGCCCGGCCGACCCCGCCCTCATCGCCGCCCTTAACGCCATCGGCAGCGACGACGCCGGCGCGGACGCTTCGGCGTCTACGGATGACGCGCAGGAAACCGATGCATCTTCCGAAAACGACGCCGAGCCCGGCGAGCCCCTCGAGCTCGGCCCGCAAAAGATGGACCTGATCGAGTTCATGGTCACCGACCTGCAGGACTACTCGGCCCAGCTCACCGACACCATCCGTCAGGTCACCAACGACGCGACCCGCTCCGAGGCCGCTGAGCAGCTCGGCGAGATCGCCGACAACATGGTCAAGACCGCCGACTTCTTCGAGCTCGACGACCTGACCGCGGTAACCCAGCTCATGTTCGAGGTCGCGCCGAAGCTCAACGACCTGTCGTCTGAACTCGTCGCGGAAATCGAAGTGCGTCTGCGTGCGGCCAAGTGGATCATCGACAAGCAGGCCGAGGCGCTGGGCAAACTCCGTGTGTTGTCCTGGCCGTTGGAGACGTTCCTGCAACGCCTGAGCCAGCTCGCCGACGGGGAACCCCTGGACGCCGACTTCGCCACGAAACACGGCGGCGAGGTCGAGCAGCTGCTGATCCTCGATGGCATCGTGGACGAGCCCGCCGCGGCCGAGGTGCTCGACGATATCGCCGGCAAGATCGAGCCCGCCGAATCCGAAACCCCTGCCCCGCCCCAGGCCAACGAGCCCGCGGCCCCCGCTGCGCCCCAGGCCGCCCCGAAGGCCGCCAAAGAGCCGGGCCCCAAAACCGCGGCCCAGGTCGAGCAGACCATCCGCGTTGAAGTCGGCCGGCTCGAGTCGCTGCTGAACCTCGTCGGCCAGTTGGTGCTGAATAAGAACCGCGTGGTCGCGCTCAGCCGAACGGTGGGTGAGGCCGGCATCGAGCAAGAACTCAGTGAATCCTTCGCCGAGGCCGCCGGCGACCTGGATCGCCTCACCAGCGAACTCCAGGTCGGTGTGATGCGCACCCGCATGCAGCCGCTCGCTAAGCTGTTTGATCGCTACCCCCGGGTTATCCGCGACATCGCCCGCCACACCGACAAGAAGATCAACCTCGAGATCGTTGGCAAAGACACCGAGGTCGACAAGTCCGTCCTCGAGCTCCTGGCCGACCCGTTGGTCCACATCCTCCGCAACTCGGCCGACCACGGCATCGAGTTGCCCACCACCCGTGCAGACAACGGCAAGACCGAAGAGGGCACGATCAGCCTCTCGGCCGAGCACCAGGGCAGCCACGTCCGCGTCGCCATCACCGACGACGGCAAGGGCCTCTCACGCCAGGTCATCGGTGGCAAGGCGATCGAGAAGGGTCTGGTCACGCCCGAGGCGTTGGCCAACCTCGCCGACGAAGAAGTTTTCCGCTTCATCTTCGAGGCCGGCTTCTCCACCGCCGCCCAGGTCTCCGACCTCTCGGGCCGCGGCGTGGGCATGGACGTGGTCCGCACCAACATCAGCAAGCTCAACGGCGCGATCAACATCATGTCGACCGAGGGCCAGGGCACGACGATCGAGATCCTCATCCCGCTGACCGTCGCCATCATGCCCGCGATGATGATCGAGTCTGACTCCGACCAGTACGCGATCCCGCTGCAGAGCATCGTCGAGATCATCCGCCCCGAAGACGCATCGATCTCTTCGATCCAGGGGCAACAGGTCGTGCGGTTGCGCGACAGCGTGCTGCCGCTCATCGATCTGCGCGACCGCTTGGGCCAGCCCCCGCTGCCGCCCGAGCAGCGTTTCGCGGTCGTGGTCAAGGTCGGTGCACAGCAGATCGGCCTCGTGGTCGACGGCCTGATCGGGCAGCAGGAAATCGTCATCAAACCGCTCGAAGACGGCTACACCGAGGGCGGGCCGTTCTCCGGTGCCACCATCCGCGAAGACGGCCGGGTGTGCCTGATCCTCGACGTGATCCAGCTCATCAAGACCCCTTGCGGCACGCCTCAGCCTCACGGCGACCGGGCGGCCGCGTAATCCATGAAACCTCGGGTTGGGCGTGAATCGTCGCCCCGCCCCAGCCGATAGAGAAAAAGGTCGTGCACTGAGGACCGATCCCCGCAACCACCATCTGTACTCATATTCATCCAGGAGAGCCCTGTGGACAGCCAATTCATCATCCCGTTCATTGATTCGGTGACCAACGTCTTCGAGACGATGCTCCAGCTCAAGGTGGAAGTCGGCACCCCGTCGATCAAGCCCGCCGAGTCCGAATCGCACGACGTGTCCGGCATCATCGGCATGTCCGGCGACGTCGAAGGCACCATCGTCCTGGGCTTCCCCACCGCCAGCGCCGAACGCGCGGTCGCTGTCTTCACCGGTATGGAGATGGACTCGAAGCACGAAGACTTCGCCGACGCCATCGGCGAGCTGGTCAACATGGTCTCCGGCGGCGCCAAGGCCAAGTTCACCGATCGTAAGGTCAGCATCACCTGCCCCTCGGTCATCGTCGGCCAGCACCACACGGTCACCGGCCGCAAAGACATACTTACCATCCACATTCCGGTCGAATGCGACCTGGGCAACTTCAGTGTCGATGTTTCGATCCGCGACGCCCTGGCCTCCGAAGCCGCCGCGTAACGATTCCACCTCTTGTGGAGCCACCCGATTTACCCCAACCCGGCCTGCCGCTCAAAGCCCCGCCGCCAACCCGATCCATTTGATCCGACGAGGACACACTCATGAAAGTGCTACTGGTAGACGATTCGAAAACGATGCGCAACATCCAGCGTGGCATCCTGACCCAGCTCGGCTACAGCCAGATCGAAGAGGCGGTGGACGGCCAGGACGCCTTGGATAAAGTCACGTCGTTCTGCCCCGAGCTGATCCTGCTGGACTGGAACATGCCCAACATGGACGGCATCACCTTCATCAAGGAATACCGCAGCAGCGGCGCTACCACCCCCGTGATTATGGTCACCACCGAAGCCGAGAAGTCGCGCGTCGTGGAAGCCATCAAGGCCGGCGTGAACAACTACGTTGTCAAGCCGTTTACCCCAGATATTCTGAGTCAACGTATCCAGGAAACGCTCAGCAGAGCTGCGGCCTAACCGCGCCGGGTGGCCGGTCGGGGTGATAGGTCCGGGGTGTGTAAATTAGTACAGTCAACGGAGACGTGTGCGATGCGCATTCTGATCACAGATGACTCGGCCTTCATGCGGCTGGCGATCGGCCGGACGCTGGCGGAACAGCCCGACTTCGAGATCGTCGGCCGGGCCTGCGACGGCCGCGAGGCCGTCCGGCTCGCCAAGGAGCTCCGGCCCGACGTCATCACCATGGACATCGAGATGCCGGAGATGGACGGGTTGACCGCGCTCCGCCGGATCATGCGTGAAGCGCCGACTCAGGTGCTCATGTGTTCCACGCTGACGACCGAGGGGTCTTATCAATCGCTGCAGGCCCTGCGCTTGGGCGCGGCCGATGTCATACCAAAGCAGCTCAGTGCTGATCCGCAGGTC
Protein-coding regions in this window:
- a CDS encoding chemotaxis protein CheX gives rise to the protein MDSQFIIPFIDSVTNVFETMLQLKVEVGTPSIKPAESESHDVSGIIGMSGDVEGTIVLGFPTASAERAVAVFTGMEMDSKHEDFADAIGELVNMVSGGAKAKFTDRKVSITCPSVIVGQHHTVTGRKDILTIHIPVECDLGNFSVDVSIRDALASEAAA
- a CDS encoding CheR family methyltransferase: MPTTKRLTLSDAQFETLRKVVYDRSGIHFQDSKKYVLESRLSRRLEELEFDDYDQYLMFLTSGPYQTDEFQEMFNRITINETSFFRNEPQLDVFEQRILPEILEKRKSSKTLRLWSAACSSGEEPYTLAMILHRSLGIRLADWKIEILGTDISEKVLNIANGGRYPHYAVKSTNPMVLSRYFKQEGREYILDPEIMSMVHFEKLNLKDTYAARRFGTFDVIFCRNVMIYFDDQMKTNCVKMFHKQLADDGTLMIGHSESLRNLDVKFTQLNIPQGFAYQKSDA
- a CDS encoding chemotaxis protein CheW — its product is MSEHETTNDFLEEDNDHDLLQLVSFEIGVEEYAIPILAVQEINRMMPITRVPHSPAAVEGVINLRGRIIPVIDMRKRFGLKPSADEGDARVIVVEVGNVGRVIGFTVDRVHEVLRLDKTIIDPAPTAGNGVKADFICGVGKLEDRLLILIDLERLFTREDFIDANGLAA
- a CDS encoding chemotaxis protein CheA; protein product: MNDMDASLLQDFLTESSELIEQLDQDLVTLESAPESEQGDICNSCFRALHTIKGAAGFLGLEPVIEFAHAAEDALNRLRRGEVAVSAQVMDLLLQSADVVRGQIEQLAAGESPSPADPALIAALNAIGSDDAGADASASTDDAQETDASSENDAEPGEPLELGPQKMDLIEFMVTDLQDYSAQLTDTIRQVTNDATRSEAAEQLGEIADNMVKTADFFELDDLTAVTQLMFEVAPKLNDLSSELVAEIEVRLRAAKWIIDKQAEALGKLRVLSWPLETFLQRLSQLADGEPLDADFATKHGGEVEQLLILDGIVDEPAAAEVLDDIAGKIEPAESETPAPPQANEPAAPAAPQAAPKAAKEPGPKTAAQVEQTIRVEVGRLESLLNLVGQLVLNKNRVVALSRTVGEAGIEQELSESFAEAAGDLDRLTSELQVGVMRTRMQPLAKLFDRYPRVIRDIARHTDKKINLEIVGKDTEVDKSVLELLADPLVHILRNSADHGIELPTTRADNGKTEEGTISLSAEHQGSHVRVAITDDGKGLSRQVIGGKAIEKGLVTPEALANLADEEVFRFIFEAGFSTAAQVSDLSGRGVGMDVVRTNISKLNGAINIMSTEGQGTTIEILIPLTVAIMPAMMIESDSDQYAIPLQSIVEIIRPEDASISSIQGQQVVRLRDSVLPLIDLRDRLGQPPLPPEQRFAVVVKVGAQQIGLVVDGLIGQQEIVIKPLEDGYTEGGPFSGATIREDGRVCLILDVIQLIKTPCGTPQPHGDRAAA
- a CDS encoding response regulator, producing the protein MKVLLVDDSKTMRNIQRGILTQLGYSQIEEAVDGQDALDKVTSFCPELILLDWNMPNMDGITFIKEYRSSGATTPVIMVTTEAEKSRVVEAIKAGVNNYVVKPFTPDILSQRIQETLSRAAA
- a CDS encoding RrF2 family transcriptional regulator, which translates into the protein MKLTKTSAQAALAMGYLAEQTATRPTQARQVAEHLGIPTDSTLKILQTLVRQQLLRSQLGRSGGYQMLVPAEYISLLQIVEAIDGPINTELPLDSPSPEVEGRLSLLHDVCMRSTEHLRRELSSVTVADLMNAAKSGAPVLTPASYAIAG